The window CGTCTGCATGTAGGCGTCCACCTTGATGCTGCCCCGGGTGGCCTCGATGCCCAGTTGGTCCGGCTGGAAACCCGAGAACGCCGCCCGCCGCCCCACCGCGACGAGCACCACTTCCCCCTCGGCGTACGAGACCTGGTTTGCGCTGTCGGTGAAGCGCACCCGCTTCAGCGGGCCGAACGGCCCTTCCGGGCCCGCCGCCTCGATGGCCTCTACCCGCGCGCCCGTGTGAACCGCGATGCCCGCCCGCCGGAAGTTCATCGCCAGCCTGCGGGATATCTCCGCGTCGGCCACGGGCAGAATCGCCGGCAGCAGTTCTACGACCGTGACCTGCACGCCGAACGCCCGGAAGATGCTGGCGAACTCCGACCCGACGATGCCGCCCCCGATGACCACCAGGCTGGAAGGCAGCGTCTCCATGGCCAGCAGGCCGTCGCTGTCGACAACGCCCGGGAGGTCGCTGCCCGGGACGGGGAGCCGCACGGCCTGCGACCCGGTCGCCAGGATCACCCGGCGGGCCGAAAGCTCCACCGGCCTGCCGCCTGCAGCGCCCGGCGCCACCTCCACGATCCCGTCCGGCCGCAGCCGGCCTTCTCCGGCGACGACCTGCACCTTGTTGGCGCGCATGAGCTGCTCGACGCCGCGCACCAGGGTGTCCACGACCTCCTGGCGGCGGCGCACCACCTGCTCGAAGTTGAGGCGGACCTCCCCCACCTCGACGCCGAACCGGTCCGCCTTCTTTGCCAGGGCCAGCGCCTCCGCGCTCTTGACCATGGCCTTGGTGGGGATGCAGCCGCGGTTGAGGCACAGGCCCCCCAGCCGGCCCTTCTCCACCAGCGCCACCCGAAGCCCCAGCTGGGCGGCGCGGATGGCCGCCACGTACCCGCCGGGCCCCGCCCCGATGATGACGAGGTCCAACGCCTGCCGCTGTTCAGAAACGCTGCCCTGGCGGTCCTCCATGTGCTGCCGCACCTCCTACTGCCCGCGCAGGTCGCGCAGGTGCCCGGACGGCCACGCCACAATTCTTGCCGCCTGCCGCCGTTCCTGCCGCTTCCAGCGCACGCTCACGCGGTAGGGCCGGGCTTCCAGGGCACGTCTTCGGTGCCCTCACGGCGGTTGGCCGCCCGGGCCATGACGAAGAGCAGGTCCGAGAGGCGGTTGAGAAAGGCGATGGCCTCGGGCCGCACCGGCTCTGCGGCCGCCAGCGCCACCACGCGGCGTTCGGCGCGGCGGGCGACGGTGCGAGCGGCATGCAGCGTGGCGGCGGCTTCGGTTCCCGCGGGCAGCACGAAGTGCACGAGCGGCGGAAGTTCGCCGTCGAGCCGGTCGATCTCGTGCTCCAGCCACGCGATGGTGCTGGCTTCAATGCGGGGAACCGGCGCAGGGTGGGCCTGGCCCGGCTCGACGGCCAGTTCGGCGCCCAGTTCGAACAGCCTCCGCTGGAGCGCCTCCAGCAGCGCCGACAGCGCGGCCAGGGCCGGCACGCCCTGACAGCGGGCTCGTGCCAGCCCCAGCCACGCGTTCAGCTCGTCGACGGCACCACACGCTTCGATGCGGGGGTGGTCCTTGCGGACCCGGCCGGGGCCCAGAAGCCCCGTCTCACCGGAATCGCCCGTGCGCGTGTAAACGCGCCGCCGCTCGCTCATCGCCCCCGCGCCACCTGGCCGTACCGGCCCAGCACCATGGCGACGGTCAGGGTGCGGTCGCCGCGCTGCACCTGAAGCTGAAGCCGCTCGCCGGGCGACCGGCGGGCCAGGCGGCGCCGCAGGCTCTCGTAGCCCTCCACCGGCTCGCCGTCAACGGCCAGGATCACGTCCATCGGCGCAAGCCCGGCGCGCTCCGCAGGGCTTCCGGGCACGACCTGCAGCACCAGCACGCCCAGGCGCCCGCCTGCCCCGTCCTTGCCGGCCGGCAGCTCCACCCACTGGCTGACCGCCTGGATGCCGAGCCAGCCCGCGCTCACCTGGCCCGTGCGGCCGTAGCGCGCCAGCAGGTCGCGGACCGCGGCCGCCGGGACGGCGAACCCGATACCCTGAGCCCCCATGATGACGGCGGTGTTGATGCCGACCACCCGGCCCTGTGCGTCCACCAGGGGGCCGCCCGAGTTGCCCGGGTTGATGGAGGCGTCGGTCTGGATGAGGTTCTCCATGACGCCGTTTGGCGTTCGCAGCGTGCGCCCGGTGGCGCTCACCACGCCAGCCGTCACCGTCGCCTCGAGGCCCAGCGGGTTGCCGATGGCGATGACGAGCTGCCCCACCTCCAGCGCCTCCGAGTCGCCGAGCGCGGCGGAGGGCAGGCCGCTTCCCGACAGCCGCAGCAGCGCCAGGTCGTGTGCGGGGTCCTCCCCCAGCACCCTGGCTTCAATCGTCCGCCCGTCCTGCAGCGTGGCAAACAGCCGCGCCGCGCCCGCCACCACGTGGTAGTTGGTCACGGCAAGCCCCGACGGATCCAGGATGACGCCCGAGCCGATGCCCTCCCGGCGGGAAGGCCAGATCCCGTAAAACGGCACAGCCTCGCTGCGCGTCGAAATCCGCACGACTGCCGGGCCGGCCGCCTTGACGGCGCGGGTGACCGCCCGGGAAAAGGCGTCCATCACGTTGTCCTCTGCCATGGTATATCCGCCTCCTCGGGACCGGGGCAGCCGTCCAGCCGCCTGCCAGGCGGCTGAGCACCCGGCCCAGCCGTTTGACCTTATTTGACCTTTCGGCGGCATTATAATGGGCGCTGCGCTCGAGGTCAATTGACCCGGCCCCGAGAAGCCCGACCAGGAAGTATCCGGAGCTTTGGTGAACTCCCGGGACGTTTGCAGCAAGGCCCGCGGGATTCGTGAACGCGCTTCGACACGGGCATGCTTTAGTGCGCGGACCAGGATGGGAGCAGAGAAGCACATGAAAACTGAGCTTCTGTTCATCGTCAACCCGGTGGCCGGCCATGGCCGCAGCTTGCGCATCTTCAACCGGCTCCAGGCGGTCCTGGACAGGGTGGCGAGCCTGCGCTCCGTCGTCTGGACCACGCAGGGCCCCGGCCACGCCCGGGAGCTGGCCGAGCGGGCCGGCCTCGAGGGATACGAGCGGGTCGTGGCGGTCGGCGGCGACGGAACGGTTCACGAGGCCATCAACGGGCTCATGGGCCTCAAGCCGGAGCTGCGCCAGCGCGTCGCTTTCGGCGTCGTGCCGGCAGGATCGGGCAATGACTTCTCGCGAAACCTGGGCGTTCCCACCGACGCGGGGGCGCTCGCCACGGTGCTGGCAAGTGGCGTTGCCTCGCCGGTTGACGTCGGGAGCGTCAACGGCCACTACTTCGCGAACGTGGCGGGCGTCGGCTTTGACGCGGAGGTCGCGGCGCTGGCCAACCGGATACCGAAGTACGTGCCGGGCACCCTGACGTACGTGATTTGCGCGCTGGCCCAGCTGGCGCTGTACAAGAACGCCGCGGTTCGCCTTTACCTGGACGGCAAGCTCATTGAGCGGCGGATCCTCCTGGTGGCGGTGGGCAACGGCGCACACTACGGGGGCGGGATGATGATCTGCCCCGGCGCGCGGATGAACGACGGCAAGTTCCGGGTGGTCGTGGCCGGCGACCTGTCCCGCGCGGGCGTCCTGCGAACGCTTCCCCAGGTTTACTCGGGACGCCACCTGCACAACCCTCTGGTGGAGGTGTACGACGCGCAGGAGGTGCGCGTCGAGGCCGAACGCCCGCTCACCGTCCAGGCCGACGGGGAGATCGTGGCCACCTCTCCCACCACGATCCAGCTCATCCCCATGGCCCTCAGGGTGATCGGGTTTGCAGCACCCGAGGTGCCCGAGCCGTCACACCTCGGCACCCCGAGCCTGGCGGCCGCCG is drawn from Bacillota bacterium and contains these coding sequences:
- a CDS encoding diacylglycerol kinase family protein, giving the protein MKTELLFIVNPVAGHGRSLRIFNRLQAVLDRVASLRSVVWTTQGPGHARELAERAGLEGYERVVAVGGDGTVHEAINGLMGLKPELRQRVAFGVVPAGSGNDFSRNLGVPTDAGALATVLASGVASPVDVGSVNGHYFANVAGVGFDAEVAALANRIPKYVPGTLTYVICALAQLALYKNAAVRLYLDGKLIERRILLVAVGNGAHYGGGMMICPGARMNDGKFRVVVAGDLSRAGVLRTLPQVYSGRHLHNPLVEVYDAQEVRVEAERPLTVQADGEIVATSPTTIQLIPMALRVIGFAAPEVPEPSHLGTPSLAAAGEPAGEDRPPQGLDAGTVGESPVRQDGRLQDGSRRAGTA
- the lpdA gene encoding dihydrolipoyl dehydrogenase, translated to MEDRQGSVSEQRQALDLVIIGAGPGGYVAAIRAAQLGLRVALVEKGRLGGLCLNRGCIPTKAMVKSAEALALAKKADRFGVEVGEVRLNFEQVVRRRQEVVDTLVRGVEQLMRANKVQVVAGEGRLRPDGIVEVAPGAAGGRPVELSARRVILATGSQAVRLPVPGSDLPGVVDSDGLLAMETLPSSLVVIGGGIVGSEFASIFRAFGVQVTVVELLPAILPVADAEISRRLAMNFRRAGIAVHTGARVEAIEAAGPEGPFGPLKRVRFTDSANQVSYAEGEVVLVAVGRRAAFSGFQPDQLGIEATRGSIKVDAYMQTTRPGIYAVGDLNGLSLLAHAASAQGLIAAEHAAGRPVRPWGTSPVPAAVFTLPEVAWVGMTEQQAQAAGIAVKVGRFSYGALGRAHVEMEPEGAVKILVRAEPPDEGEVVGLHIIGRGAVELVHEGVLAMRFGATAGELAEAIHAHPTLSEAVAEAACAAVGHPVHMARA
- a CDS encoding trypsin-like peptidase domain-containing protein; translated protein: MAEDNVMDAFSRAVTRAVKAAGPAVVRISTRSEAVPFYGIWPSRREGIGSGVILDPSGLAVTNYHVVAGAARLFATLQDGRTIEARVLGEDPAHDLALLRLSGSGLPSAALGDSEALEVGQLVIAIGNPLGLEATVTAGVVSATGRTLRTPNGVMENLIQTDASINPGNSGGPLVDAQGRVVGINTAVIMGAQGIGFAVPAAAVRDLLARYGRTGQVSAGWLGIQAVSQWVELPAGKDGAGGRLGVLVLQVVPGSPAERAGLAPMDVILAVDGEPVEGYESLRRRLARRSPGERLQLQVQRGDRTLTVAMVLGRYGQVARGR
- a CDS encoding cob(I)yrinic acid a,c-diamide adenosyltransferase, which codes for MSERRRVYTRTGDSGETGLLGPGRVRKDHPRIEACGAVDELNAWLGLARARCQGVPALAALSALLEALQRRLFELGAELAVEPGQAHPAPVPRIEASTIAWLEHEIDRLDGELPPLVHFVLPAGTEAAATLHAARTVARRAERRVVALAAAEPVRPEAIAFLNRLSDLLFVMARAANRREGTEDVPWKPGPTA